DNA from Chloracidobacterium sp.:
GCGGTCTCCTCAGAATTTCGAAACTTCGTTCGCTGTGCCGTCCGTTTTTCGCGTTTCGCGCGCATTTTATCCGCCTTCTTACGGTCTTCGTCAACACGAACTGTCATATAACGCATGATCAGGTCGTTCACTCGCATACGGCGTTCAAGTTCCGCGATCTCCTGGCCCGAACCGTCGATCTCAAACAACACATAGTGGCCCTCGTGTTTCTTATTGATCGGATACGCCAGATTACGTTTCCCGACGTCATCAAGCCTGACGACCGTGCCGCCTTCTTTTTCGATCAGTTTCCCGACCGCCTCATTCAATTTCGTGATCTTATCGCCGGGTGTTTCCGGATCGACGATATACATCACCTCATATGTTCTATTTGCCAATTTCTTTTCCTCCTTTTGGCTTTCGAGCTTGCGTCAATCGAGACGCAAGCAAGAAGGTAACTCAACTCTCTCTCGTCCGAGACGATCGGACCATTTTCAATTAAACTCCGCCATTGCCCGGTCAGTGCCATCGCGAAGGATAGCTCTGACCGCCTTGGCGCTCACTTCCAAAACCTTTTCAACCGTTTCGGTCTCGCCCTTCGCGAAGTTCTGCAGGACAAAATCGCGAGTGTTCGAAACCGGATGATCGGGCAGGATTCCGATCCTGAGCCGAATAAAGTCGTTCGTTCCCAGACATTCAATTATCGACCTCAATCCGTTATGGCCTCCGTGCGACCCTTTAGGCCTGACCCGGATCGAACCTAGCGGCAATGCAAGGTCATCCGAGATCACCAGCAAGCGTTCGAGGCTGCGGTCGTCTTTCTTCAACAAGCAGCTCACAGCCTCGCCGCTGAGGTTCATAAAGGTCTGGGGCTTGACCAACTCGGTCGAATGTTCCCCGATCAACGCCCGCCCGACCAATGATCGGCATTCGTTCCGCTTTATCTGCGAATCGGCCTCTTTTCCAAGACGGTCGACCAACATGAATCCGAGGTTGTGCCGCGTTTTCTCATAGGCGACGCCCGGATTCCCCAACCCAACAATTAGCCAGCTTGCTTCGGAACTCAAACGAGCTACTCCGTCTTGCCTTCTTCGGTCGGCTCTGCCCCGACGACTTCCGGTTCAGCCCCGGCCTCGAGCTGCGGTTCAAGAACTTCTTCCTTGACGGCGATGATCGATGCAACCAACGTCTCCGGCGATTCGAGAATCTCGATGCCGGCTCCGACCTTCAGGTCGGCGACATGAATGGCATGATTTGCGTCAAGATCGGTCACATCGATGTCTATCGAGTCAGGCGTGTTTTTCGGTTCGCAAAGGACCTTGATCTCACGAAGCGACTGTGATAGAACAGCTCCTTCTTCCGAAAGACCCTTCGCTTCCCCGATCAAATGGATCGGGACCGTCATTTCGATCTTCTCGCCTTTGGCAAATCGTCGAAGGTCTGCGTGGACCAACCGGCCTCGTATCGGGTCGATCTGACGGTCTTGGAAAATGACGTCATTCACACCCACACCGTCGATATCAAGCGAAAACACGGTATTGACACCGCTGTCCGTGCGAAGGATCGCAGCAAGATCCTTGAGATCCGCCGCCGCCGCAAGACTTTCGGTTCCACCGCCGTAAACAACAACGGGGATCTTACCGGCGGCTCTGAGGCGCCGATTCGTTCCTTTTCCGGTCTCTTCTCGTTTCTCCGCCTTTACAACAATTTTCTCTGCCATAAAACTCCTCACTTTACCGGTCAGATCACTACGAGATCTAAGACCGGAGGATAGAACCTCACATTTACCGCACCACTTTCAAATGAACAACGACGAGACGCTCGTCTCATCATGAATCGAATTTATCGCCGATGCCAGCAGCTTTCCAACGCTTAGAACCTCGATCTTTCCGCTTTCGACCAACGGCTTTGCATTTTCGCGAAGCGGTATCGTATTCGTAACGATGATCTTCTTCAGATACGAAGTTCCGATATTCTCGATCGCTTTGCCGGAAAGTACAGCATGCGTGAAACAGGCATATACATCATTCGCACCGGCGTCGTGCAACGCTTTTGCGACCTTACAGATCGTGCCGCCCGTATCGCACATATCGTCAACGATGAGACAGTTCTTGCCGTTAACATCGCCGACGACGTTCATCACGTCGGCTTCGTTCGCTCGTTCGCGTCTTTTGTCGCAGAGAGCAAGGCCCGCGTCGAGCCTCTTCGCATATGCCCGTGCACGCTCGGCACCACCCGTATCCGGAGCGACAACGATCAAATTATCGATCGGATTCTCAGTAAAATAGTCGACGACTATCGGGGCAGCGTACAAATGGTCCACCGGCAGATCAAAGAACCCTTGGATCTGAGCCGCATGAAGGTCGATCGTCAAAACCCTCTGAGCGCCAGCTTTCGCTATCAGATTCGATACGAGCTTCGCTGCGATCGGAACCCTCGGACGATCCTTCTTGTCTGAGCGGGCATACCCAAAATAAGGGATCACAGCAGTAACACGTTCCGCCGAGGCTCGAACAAATGTGTCCATCATGATCAAAAGCTCGAGAAGGTTTTGATCGGTCGGCGGACAGGTTGGCTGGATAATGAATACATCGCTGCCCCGGACATTTTCGCCGATCTGAAAGTTGAACTCACCATCAGAAAATCGGTCAGTGCTCGATTTTCCAAGATCGCAGCTGAGATGCCCGCATATCTCTTCGGCGAGTGCTCGATTGGCGTTCCCAGAAAATATCTTGATGTTACCGTTGACACCCATACTGCAATCCAAGCAACGTAATACGATCCGAAATACTATCCGCCAAAAACAAAAAACGCGGCCGGCCTGTTCAAGGTCGTCCGCTCCGATACACGAAAACTGGCTGGGGCGGGAGGATTCGAACCTACGAATGCCGGATCCAAAGACCGGTGCCTTACCACTTGGCTACGCCCCAAGACGATTCTCAGAAACTGATCGGAAGCGAACTAAAACACTTGTCGAAGTGCTTCGCGGTATTCTCTCCGCGAAATAGTCGCTACGGCAAAACTTCGCCAGTTGGCATGTTCGCCAAGGGCTTTGATTGCTGTTTGCCGTGTCTCTTCTTTGTCAAAAAAACCAAAAACGCTTGCACCGCTACCGCACATCATCGCAGGCGATGCTCCAAGATCCGCAAGTGTCTGACGGGCCTCACCGATATCCGGAAACCTTGCAAACACTGTCTTTTCAAAGTCATTTATAAGCTTTCGGGTCAGAAAATCGGGCCTTTTCGCTTCAAAACGACAATTGAGAAGAATACGTTCCACCTCACGATTTGTCAAGTTTGGCACAGTCATCGCTTGGTACGCTTCGGCGGTTGACACATCGATATCAGGTGTTACGACCAACCCCATTGCTTCGCCGATATCATCGATCGGTTCAATTTCGGTGCCTCTGCCTGATCCGATGGCTGTTCCGCCAACGAGAAAGAACGGAACGTCGGAACCAAGGGATCTGGCCGTCGCAACAAGGTCATCGGTCGAGACGTCGAGACCCCATAGTCTGCGCAAAGCGAGCAGTGTGACAGCCGCGTTCGAAGAACCGCCGCCAAGACCGCCAGGAGACGGGATGTTCTTATCAAGATGGATCGTAACGCCGTTTCGGATCGAATAACGCTCCTTTAATGCATCAACGGCCTTGAGTATGATGTTCGTTCCGTCGACCGGAATATTCGGGTCGGTACACGTCAATCGGATCTTGTCACTCGGTGCAAAGGTTATCGTGTCTTTGAGGGATGTAGTCTGAAATACGGTGAAGATATCGTGAAATCCGTCTGGGCGACGCGAAATGACCTTGAGACCGAGGTTCACCTTGGCAAACGACGGGAGTATTAGGCGAGTTCTGGACACATTAAAAGGATAAAAGTGTATTTTGCGAAAGTAAAAGAGCGTGCCGATCTTTGATCAAAGCACGCCCCATGAAGCCGATCGCCTCCAGATCAATTTCGCAGTATGAAAACCTGGGTGAAGTAATACGTTCCATCCGGGGTCACTGCAACGCCGATGGCCGATTCTCGCCAGGTCGGCGACAGCATATTTCGGCGATGCGACGTTGAATTAAGCCATTTTTCGACTGCCATTTGGTCGGGATTGTCATATCCGCGCATGTATGCGATATTCTCGCCTATAGCCCGCCAACCGCCGATGCCCAGCATGTCTGCCCGGTCATCGACCATCGTTCCATCAACACCGCGGTGACCAAAAAACTTGTGCTCTGCCATGTTCAGCGAATGCAGACGGGCAAGGTCGGCGATCTGATCGTTCCATTTTAGCAATGGCAAGCCCTTTGCTGTTCGCTCCGCATTCATCAGATCGAATGTAGCTCGTTCTACCCGGTAGGCAGTCGATGTATTCGACTTGGGACGCGGCCCGGCGAGCCTTTGTCGTTGGATCTTCCTGCTTCCCGAAGCACCGATCTCATCGACGAGGATCGCTTCAGGTCTGCTTTGAGCAAAGGCCGGTATTGAGGCCAGGATCAGGGTAAGTAGGGTTATTCGATATAGATAATGCAAATTGACCTCACTTCGGCAGCCGGACGATCTGTGACCTCAGATTCTCGGCTTTGCGTCCATTGCATTGGCTGCAATGGTTGCCTTTTCGGATAAGGTTCGGAACGCCATTCTCACAGGTTCGTTCCGTGATGGCCGTCACTCGTCGGACCGACCACCTTTAATACCAAAAGGACAATATATGACCGTTTCCACTATTTGGGAGAGATGTGGGCCTGCCGTGATATCCGGCCTTGGGGGAACCGATGAATATGATAAACAAATTTCGGCAAATTTTGAAGAAAAATCGGAGCCTTGCTTGTTCTGTGAATGTCGTTACCGCTGTTAGACTATCTGTATGAACAATATGGCTTTGGCGATCCACGGCGGAGCTGGAACGATATCCAGATCGTCGATGACAGCCGATCTGGAACGCGAGTACCGAAACGGACTCGAAGCGGCACTGAGGGCAGGATGGTCCATACTGGAGGACCGAGGATCGGCGATCGAGGCCGTAGAGGCGGCCGTTGTGTCGCTTGAGGACTTTCCTCTCTTCAATGCCGGGCGTGGTTCTGTTTTTACTCACGAAGGAACGAACGAGATGGATGCGGCGATCATGGACGGTTCCGCGTTGAAGGCCGGCGCCGTAGCGTTCGTCCGAAATGTAAAGAACCCGATAAAGCTCGCACGTTTGGTGATGCAACGCACTGAGCATGTTCTGTTGGCGGCGGATGGGGCGAACAAATTCGCCACAGAAATGAACGTCGAACACGCTCCCGACGAATACTTTTTCACCGAGCATCGATGGCAGCAGCTCCAGGACGCCATCGCCGCCGGCCGCGTACAGTTGGACCACACCCCGGCGGAAACACGACCGGTAGGGAGTGTGTCCCGTGGCCAAGAAACGTCGCTCGGCACAGTGGGCGCCGTCGCCTGCGATTCCGAAGGCCGCCTCGCCGCCGCAACCTCGACCGGCGGCATGACCAACAAGAAATTCGGCCGCGTCGGAGACACGCCGATCATAGGCGCAGGAAATTATGCTGACGGCACTTGCGCCGTCTCGTGCACCGGCCACGGGGAATATTTTATGCTGGGTGTCACCGCCTATGACGTAGCGGCGCGGATGAAATACAAAGGCCTCTCGCTCGACGATGCCGCATCCGAAACCATCGAACACCTCACATCCATCGGCGGCGAAGGTGGCCTGATCGCGGTCGATTCACTGGGGAATATAGTGCTTCCTTTCAATTCGGATGGAATGTATCGTGGTTATGTTACGGCCGATGTTCGCCCGAGCACCGAGATCTACGGCGACTGAGGAACTAGACATGTCGCGGAACAAATCGTCTATTCTGCCTGTTCATCTGCCAACAATTTATCCCTTATCTCCTGCACATGCGCGATGTCATCAGGAACGATGTCTGCGAGCGTGACGACGAGTTCGCCCTTTCGGGCGTATTTGATCGCGTGTTGTATTGCGTCGCGGCTTTCCGGAATGATCCGCACTTGCGGTTCCCTGGCGCTCCGGGAAATGCCTTCCTGGATCAGCTTTGCGATGTCAACCGCATCCCTGCCGCGAAGGTAATGGCCTGCTCGAATTACAATTCGATCGAACGCCTCGCCAGCGATCTCGCCCATTTCACGAATATCGTCGTCCCTTCTGTCTCCGGGCACATTCATCACAACCGTACGATATTTGTTCGGCAACTTTGAGATGAATTTGGTCAATCCCGTAAAGCCGGCGGGGTTGTGAGCATAGTCCATCAGAACGGTCACGGTGCCGACCTCGATGAAGTTCAGGCGTCCCGGCGTCTGAGCGGTACCGGCGTTAAATGTCGTCAAGCCGACGCGGATATCTTCGATCGAAACTCCGTGAACAAAGCACGCCAGCGTAGCTGCCAACACATTCTGGATCATGAACTCGGCACGACCGCCATAGGTAAGCGGAATATTCGTAACCTTTTCGACCCTGACCTTCCATTTGCCTTTCAGGATCGTCACGAAGCCATTCTCGTAGACGCACGAGATACGTCCCCGTTCGGCCCGGCGTTTTATGTTCACGTTGTTCTCATCCATCGAGAAACAGACCACTTTACCGTCAACCAGTTGCTTCATCCGATAAACGAGCGGGTCTTCTGCGTTTAGCACCGCATAGCCGCGCTTGCCAACCGCACGAGGTACGACCGACTTGACCCGCGCGAGATCTTCGAGCGTATTCACGTCCTTCAGCCCCAAATGATCGGCTGCAACGTTTAGGACGACCCCGATATCAGCATGATCGAACCCAAGGCCGGAACGAATGATGCCGCCTCGCGCAGTCTCCAGCACCGCAACATCGACCGTCGGATCCTTCAGGACAAGCTGCGCCGAGACTGGCCCCGTGTTGTCGCCCTGAACGATCTGTTGATTCTGGATGTATGTACCGTCTGTTGTCGTGAACCCGACAGTCCGGCCGCTTCCCTTAAGTATATGAGCGATCAGTCGCGTGGTCGTTGTCTTGCCGTTCGTGCCGGTGATCGCAAATATCGGAATTCGCGCTTCGGAACCTGGCGGAAAGAGCATATCGATCACGTGTTCCGCAACGTTTCGGCCGATACCCTCGCTTGGGGCGAGATGCATTCTAAATCCGGGTGCGGCATTTACCTCGATGATTCCGCCGCCGTTCTCATGGAGCGGTTCGCTCACGTTCGGAGCAATTATGTCGACACCCGCAACGTCCAATCCGATAATGCGTGCGATGCGTTCGAAAAGAAAGACGTTTTCAGGGTGCACTTCGTCGGTCACGTCGATCGCTGTGCCGCCGGTAGAGATGTTCGCTGTCGTTTTAAGGTAGACTTTTTCGCCTTTTGGCAGAACACTGTCCAGTTCATACCCAGCTTTCTTGATGCAGCGCAAGGTCTGGCTATCGACATCGATCTCGGTCAGCACATTTTCGTGGCCGTAACCGCGACGCGGATCGGCATTGGTTTCGTCGATAAGCTGCTGGATCGTCTGCTTTCCGTCACCCGTAACATGTGCAGGGACCCGCTCAGCTACAGCGATCAAACGGTTGTTTACGACGAGCGCCCGATAGTCGGCGCCTATCAACTGCTTCTCAACGATGACCCAGCGCGAATACTCTTTCGCTTTCTCCCAAGCGACCATCGCATCTTCAAGCGATTTGATGCCGACCGTTGCACCTTTTCCGTGATTGCCGTCGAGCGGCTTTATCACGACCGGGAATCCTATTCTCTCGAGCGTGTCTTCGAGCTCCTCTTCCGACCTCAAGCGGTATCCTTTTGGCACCGGCACGCCCATATCGCCAAGGAGGGTTTTAGTGGCGTGTTTATTCCCGGCTATATCGACCGCGATCATGTTCGTATTTGCGGTCGTTGTCGCCTGGATGCGCTTTTGATGAACGCCGTAACCAAGCTGGACCAGCGATTGATCGTTCAATCGAATAAACGGAATGTCGCGGCTAACAGCCTCTTCGACCAATGATCCGGTCGAAGGTCCAAAACGGACCTCCTCGCGGATCTCGCGCATCTTTTGAATGTTCTCTGCTATCTGAGCCTTCAGTTCCTCTGTCGGCTTTGCCTCGACCAGGTCTAGAAACAAACGCACTGAGACGCGGGCGGCAAATCTTCCGACCTCCTCTTCGTGGTAGCTGAAAACGACGTTGTAGATGCCGCGTTCTTCGGTTTCACGCGTCCGGCCGTAACCGGTTTCCATACCTGCAAGCGTCTGAAATTCGAGTGCGAAATGCTCGATTATGTGTCCGGCCCATGTACCTTCCTGAACGCGCCTGAGAAATCCGCCTTCCTCGCCGTAGCTGCAGCCATGAGCAAGGAGCGTTGGCATCACTTCGTTCATCCGGCCATAAAACCCGTCGATCTTGTCAGACGGCCGGTCCTCGAACTCGCCGATATCGAGGCGCATGATGATCAGCTTTTTCCAGTAACCACTCCAATAGTTAGGCCCGCGAAGTGTTCTGATTTCAAGAATTTCCATAGTCTCTTCAGGTGCGATCCTTTTGGATCAATTGAATCTAATATCTCGATATGTGATCTGCATAAAGCTCTCCGCCTCCGTGCCCCGATTCTAAGTGTCACGTCTCAGCCGAGATCGGGCAACAAGAACTCCTGCGGCGGCTGCAGCGGATGCCGGTCAAGATATTGGTAAACAAGACCATCACGCAGTATATGCATCTGGACGCCGCAAACGCCGAACGACTCGTGTTCGGCCACTTCGGCGATCTCGTTGTAGGTAATCTGCGAGCCGTCCACGACCGTTACCGAACCTTGTCCGAACACTTCCATCACACCATTCGGGTCGAGAATTATCGCAGTGTTCTCATCGATCCCGATCCCAAGATTATACGGATTGTATGATACGGCAGTGATCAATCGGCTGATCCGGCCGCGTTCCGTAAAGTGCTGATCGATAATAATGTTCTTTAGAAACCCGAGCCCTGGAGAGAGTCTGACAGCGTCTTTGTGCGGATGCGATGCGGCCTCACCACGCACGATCATAGACGTACTCATGCCCGCAGCTCCCGCACTCGTCCCGGCAAGCACGATATTTGTTTCGCGGACCATTTTCCGAAGCTTTGCCGCGAGTTCGGTGCCTCCAAGGAGCGAAACAAGCCGCATCTGATCGCCGCCCGTTATGAACACACCGGTGACGCCGTCAAGCAGTTCGTTCGGATCGGCTTGAAATACGTCCTGGCGCGACGTTGCCCGCAAGACCCTCGGATTCGTAATTCCGAGGTTGCGAAACGCCTGGGTATAAACATCGGCCGCAAATTCCGGATAGTCCGACGCCACCGGAACGATGAGTACTTCGGCCTTCTCGCCGCCTGCGAGCTCGAGAAACTTTTTCAATATCCGCCGCTCGTTGTACTTGTCCTCTGCGCCGCCGATCACGAGCAGATGCCCGCCTATGATCTCGCGGTCGTGCGATTCATTCATTGTTTGATATGTAAGATTAAATTGAGAATAACTGTAGGTAAAGTTATTGCATCCGGTTCGATAGGTCAAGAATCGAAAAAAAGGGCGATTTCGAGATCGCGAACGAGCATCGATGCCGTGATTCATTGATGCCGAATCCCGGTTCAGTTGCCGCATGGCTCAGATTCCCACAACGTGCAGCATTATTTAGCCGCTTTGTCGGATACTCATCGAGGTCTGATGTATCTCCTGCAAGCTGCGAACCGTTAGATGATCTTCCGACTTCTTCGTCGCGATGGCCTCGACCAACGCCTCGGCACCGGTAATGGTCGTCACGCATGGGACATTGAATTGAAGGGCTGCTTTTCGGATGGCTTTTTCGTCGTAGTGCGACGTTTTTCCGAGCGGAGTGTTGATGATCAGCGATATTTCGCCCTGGCGGATGAGGTCGGCGATGTTCGGCCGGCCTTCGTTCACCTTGAATACGCTTGCACAATCAAGACCGACCTCGTGCATTCTGATCGCCGTTCCGTAGGTTGCAACAAGGTCGAAACCGAGTTTCACGAGCCGCCGGGCGAGTATCGCGGCCTGGCCTTTGTCAGCATTGGTGACAGAGATAAACGCCTTACCGGTCAAAGGAAGTTTTAGTCCCGCGCCTTCCATCGCCTTGCCGTAGGCCTCGCCAAAGCTCGCACCGACGCCCATCACTTCGCCGGTCGAATGCATCTCGGGTCCAAGGATCGGATCGACGCCGGCGAACTTCTTGAACGGAAACACCGGCGATTTTACAAATATCTGCGGTACCGGAAGTACTGGCGGCAGCCCGAAATCGCTAAGCTTATTGGCTCCGGCCATCACCAGCGATGCGATCTTTGCGATAGGAACGCCAGTGGCTTTTGCAACGAATGGCACCGTCCGTGAAGCCCTCGGGTTGACCTCGAGAACATACACGCGGTCGCTTTGTATTGCGTATTGAATATTCATCAAACCCTTTACTTTCAGGGCCTTGGCGAGAAGCGTCGTATAGTGCTGGATGGTCTCGAGGTGCTCTGAAGCGATCTTCTGGGCAGGCAATACCGACGACGAATCGCCTGAGTGAATTCCCGCCTCCTCGATGTGTTCCTGAATTCCGGCGATGACGACCGCCGTTTCATCTGCAAGAGCATCTACGTCGATCTCGCCGGCGCGTTCGAGAAACTTGTCGATCAGGACCGGCTTCTCGGGCGAGGCGTCGACCGCGGTCCGCATGTATTCATCGAGCGAGGCTTCGTCGTAGACGATCGCCATCGCCCGCCCGCCAAGAACAAAACTCGGTCGAACGACTATCGGATAACCGATCTCAGCCGCGATGATCTTTGCTTCATCGGGCGAAACTGCAGATCCGTTTGGCGGTTGGGGAATATTCAGATCCTGAAGCAGCGCTGAAAATCGCTTTCGGTCTTCAGCAAGATCGATCGAATCCGGAGAGGTTCCAATAATCGGTACGCCGGCAGCGTGCAGCTTATCCGCCAAATTGAGCGGGGTCTGCCCGCCGAACTGTACGATAACTCCTTCTGGACGCTCGACTTCGACTATATTCATCACATCTTCGAACGTAAGCGGTTCAAAATACAGCCGGTCCGAGGTGTCATAATCAGTCGAGACGGTCTCGGGATTGCAATTGACCATTATCGTCTCGAAATCAGCGCCCTGAAGAGCGAACGAGGCATGGCAGCAGCAATAATCGAATTCGATGCCCTGCCCGATCCGGTTCGGCCCGCTCCCGAGTATCATGATCTTCCGGCGTTCGGTCGGCTCGGCCTCGCATTCCTCTTCGTATGTTGAATACAGGTATGGAGTATACGATTCGAACTCGGCCCCACACGTATCGACTCGTTTATAGACAGGCACGATCCCCGCCGACCTGCGATGCTCGCGAACATCGGTCTCAGATGCACCGGTCAAAAATGACAACCGGCGGTCTGAGAGGCCGAACTCCTTCGCGGTTCTGATCTCTTCCTCCATATACTCACCCAATGGCTTCGCATCGAGCGTTTCCTGAAACTCCATCACCTGCGACACTTGATCCAGAAACCATGGATCGATCCTCGTCAGCCGGTGGATCTCGTCGATCGAATAGCCGTTTTGAAGTGCATAGGTAACGTACGAAAACCGCTGCGAATTCGGACGCGCGAGCTTACGCTGAAGCTCTTCTTCGGGAACTTCAGCGAGCCTTAACGGCTTGACCGCCTCGAGTGACCGTAAACCTTTGAACAGGCTTTCCTTGAAGGTCCGTCCGATAGCCATCACCTCACCGACGGATTTCATCTGCGTTCCCAGAACATCCTCGGCTCCGGGAAACTTTTCAAACGCCCATTTCGGTATCTTTGTGACAACGTAATCTATCGTCGGCTCAAATGACGCCGGAGTTTTCTTTGTGATGTCGTTCGGGATCTCGTCCAGGGTGTACCCGACTGCCAATTTGGCCGCGATCTTTGCTATCGGAAATCCGGTCGCCTTTGATGCAAGGGCACTCGAACGCGAGACCCGCGGGTTCATTTCTATTATGCGAACTTCGCCGTTCGCCGGGTTGACCGCAAATTGGATGTTCGAACCGCCCGTTTCCACGCCCACCTTACGGATGCACTTGATCGACATGTCTCGGAGGTTTTGATACTCAACGTCGGTCAGGGTCTGTGCAGGAGCTACGGTGATCGAATCACCCGTATGTACACCCATTGGGTCAAAATTCTCGATCGAGCAGATTATGACGACATTGTCGTTGAGGTCGCGCATCACCTCGAGCTCATATTCTTTCCAGCCGAGGATCGATTCTTCGACGAGGATCTGCGAAACGGGCGAAGCTTCGAGACCGCCTTTTGCGATCTCTTCGAATTCCTCGGGGTTGTAGGCAGTGCCGCCGCCTGTTCCTCCCAATGTGAAAGCCGGCCGGACGATCGCGGGGTATCCGGTCTCTTCGACGATCGCCTTCGCCTCTTCCCAAGTGTGGGCGAATCCGCCCCTGGCCGACGGGATACCGACCTCGTCCATCGCCTTCTTGAAGAGCTCGCGGTCTTCACCGACCTTTATCGCGTCTATGTTCGCCCCGATGAGCTTGACCCCGTATTTGTCGAGAATTCCCTTTTCGAAGAGTTCGACCGAAAGGTTCAGGCCCGTTTGCCCGCCGACCGTTGGCAGCAGAGCGTCAGGCCTCTCTTTCTCGATGATCGCTGCGATTGTTTCGAGGGTCAGAGGCTCGATATATGTGCGATCGGCTATCTCGGGATCGGTCATGATCGTCGCCGGATTGGAATTGACCAGGACGACCTCAAAACCTTCCTGCTTTAAAGCCCGACAGGCCTGCGTTCCGGAATAATCGAACTCGCAAGCCTGGCCGATAACGATCGGGCCTGAGCCGATGATTAGGACCTTGTGAATATCTGTACGTCGCGGCATTTTTCTAAACTCACGATTATACAGAAATTACGGAGTCGGACGAACTGTGCGCAAACGGAATATCGGTTAGTGTAAGAAAAAAAGCGAAACGGTTGGTAATGACGCTTCGCTTCCAGGTTTGACACTCGAAAGAACCAAGCTAACCGGT
Protein-coding regions in this window:
- a CDS encoding CAP domain-containing protein encodes the protein MHYLYRITLLTLILASIPAFAQSRPEAILVDEIGASGSRKIQRQRLAGPRPKSNTSTAYRVERATFDLMNAERTAKGLPLLKWNDQIADLARLHSLNMAEHKFFGHRGVDGTMVDDRADMLGIGGWRAIGENIAYMRGYDNPDQMAVEKWLNSTSHRRNMLSPTWRESAIGVAVTPDGTYYFTQVFILRN
- a CDS encoding ribose-phosphate pyrophosphokinase, with product MGVNGNIKIFSGNANRALAEEICGHLSCDLGKSSTDRFSDGEFNFQIGENVRGSDVFIIQPTCPPTDQNLLELLIMMDTFVRASAERVTAVIPYFGYARSDKKDRPRVPIAAKLVSNLIAKAGAQRVLTIDLHAAQIQGFFDLPVDHLYAAPIVVDYFTENPIDNLIVVAPDTGGAERARAYAKRLDAGLALCDKRRERANEADVMNVVGDVNGKNCLIVDDMCDTGGTICKVAKALHDAGANDVYACFTHAVLSGKAIENIGTSYLKKIIVTNTIPLRENAKPLVESGKIEVLSVGKLLASAINSIHDETSVSSLFI
- the ispE gene encoding 4-(cytidine 5'-diphospho)-2-C-methyl-D-erythritol kinase; the protein is MSRTRLILPSFAKVNLGLKVISRRPDGFHDIFTVFQTTSLKDTITFAPSDKIRLTCTDPNIPVDGTNIILKAVDALKERYSIRNGVTIHLDKNIPSPGGLGGGSSNAAVTLLALRRLWGLDVSTDDLVATARSLGSDVPFFLVGGTAIGSGRGTEIEPIDDIGEAMGLVVTPDIDVSTAEAYQAMTVPNLTNREVERILLNCRFEAKRPDFLTRKLINDFEKTVFARFPDIGEARQTLADLGASPAMMCGSGASVFGFFDKEETRQTAIKALGEHANWRSFAVATISRREYREALRQVF
- the rpsF gene encoding 30S ribosomal protein S6, whose amino-acid sequence is MANRTYEVMYIVDPETPGDKITKLNEAVGKLIEKEGGTVVRLDDVGKRNLAYPINKKHEGHYVLFEIDGSGQEIAELERRMRVNDLIMRYMTVRVDEDRKKADKMRAKREKRTAQRTKFRNSEETAEKNEGAEA
- a CDS encoding 50S ribosomal protein L25, producing the protein MAEKIVVKAEKREETGKGTNRRLRAAGKIPVVVYGGGTESLAAAADLKDLAAILRTDSGVNTVFSLDIDGVGVNDVIFQDRQIDPIRGRLVHADLRRFAKGEKIEMTVPIHLIGEAKGLSEEGAVLSQSLREIKVLCEPKNTPDSIDIDVTDLDANHAIHVADLKVGAGIEILESPETLVASIIAVKEEVLEPQLEAGAEPEVVGAEPTEEGKTE
- a CDS encoding isoaspartyl peptidase/L-asparaginase — protein: MNNMALAIHGGAGTISRSSMTADLEREYRNGLEAALRAGWSILEDRGSAIEAVEAAVVSLEDFPLFNAGRGSVFTHEGTNEMDAAIMDGSALKAGAVAFVRNVKNPIKLARLVMQRTEHVLLAADGANKFATEMNVEHAPDEYFFTEHRWQQLQDAIAAGRVQLDHTPAETRPVGSVSRGQETSLGTVGAVACDSEGRLAAATSTGGMTNKKFGRVGDTPIIGAGNYADGTCAVSCTGHGEYFMLGVTAYDVAARMKYKGLSLDDAASETIEHLTSIGGEGGLIAVDSLGNIVLPFNSDGMYRGYVTADVRPSTEIYGD
- the cphA gene encoding cyanophycin synthetase, with protein sequence MEILEIRTLRGPNYWSGYWKKLIIMRLDIGEFEDRPSDKIDGFYGRMNEVMPTLLAHGCSYGEEGGFLRRVQEGTWAGHIIEHFALEFQTLAGMETGYGRTRETEERGIYNVVFSYHEEEVGRFAARVSVRLFLDLVEAKPTEELKAQIAENIQKMREIREEVRFGPSTGSLVEEAVSRDIPFIRLNDQSLVQLGYGVHQKRIQATTTANTNMIAVDIAGNKHATKTLLGDMGVPVPKGYRLRSEEELEDTLERIGFPVVIKPLDGNHGKGATVGIKSLEDAMVAWEKAKEYSRWVIVEKQLIGADYRALVVNNRLIAVAERVPAHVTGDGKQTIQQLIDETNADPRRGYGHENVLTEIDVDSQTLRCIKKAGYELDSVLPKGEKVYLKTTANISTGGTAIDVTDEVHPENVFLFERIARIIGLDVAGVDIIAPNVSEPLHENGGGIIEVNAAPGFRMHLAPSEGIGRNVAEHVIDMLFPPGSEARIPIFAITGTNGKTTTTRLIAHILKGSGRTVGFTTTDGTYIQNQQIVQGDNTGPVSAQLVLKDPTVDVAVLETARGGIIRSGLGFDHADIGVVLNVAADHLGLKDVNTLEDLARVKSVVPRAVGKRGYAVLNAEDPLVYRMKQLVDGKVVCFSMDENNVNIKRRAERGRISCVYENGFVTILKGKWKVRVEKVTNIPLTYGGRAEFMIQNVLAATLACFVHGVSIEDIRVGLTTFNAGTAQTPGRLNFIEVGTVTVLMDYAHNPAGFTGLTKFISKLPNKYRTVVMNVPGDRRDDDIREMGEIAGEAFDRIVIRAGHYLRGRDAVDIAKLIQEGISRSAREPQVRIIPESRDAIQHAIKYARKGELVVTLADIVPDDIAHVQEIRDKLLADEQAE
- a CDS encoding aminoacyl-tRNA hydrolase translates to MSSEASWLIVGLGNPGVAYEKTRHNLGFMLVDRLGKEADSQIKRNECRSLVGRALIGEHSTELVKPQTFMNLSGEAVSCLLKKDDRSLERLLVISDDLALPLGSIRVRPKGSHGGHNGLRSIIECLGTNDFIRLRIGILPDHPVSNTRDFVLQNFAKGETETVEKVLEVSAKAVRAILRDGTDRAMAEFN